One segment of Sulfobacillus thermosulfidooxidans DSM 9293 DNA contains the following:
- a CDS encoding peptide ABC transporter substrate-binding protein: protein MKRRSLTLLASAVAGSSLLLAGCGTSGASSASAIKSPVGNVALVALPAQVSPNWFFPVESSTAFSVYNSQMNSLMYVPLLHISKTDGIDYARSLASNVSWNSNGTVYTITLNKKWHWSNGTPVTSQDVVWTAQLLLATSSNSSSLPWGYGGAGIGGLPTRWQSVTADGPYKVIVTLNKPSNPQWFLHNGLGQIVPAPKAVWDIHKNMDNELKFIQSVANDPGSKYFDVVDGAFKFDAAASKTNNQYWTFVPNPNYDGHKASIQKLVYVYESSNSAEFGALKQNKINVGYLPFSLYDSRNQLVDDRFSTAYPFGFNYLVLNFSDKAPGNFGQIIRHRYVRQALEMGINQQGMINSFYHGHGVTEFSPIPAKPVTQFYDSNLTNPAPYNPAAGKKLLEDHGWKLVNGVMTKGNLKLAFTLDYVSGVSAVENQVQLMKQDWAQEGIQVNLESQPFNTLIADTNQANANKWQVVWWGGGWTYEPDYYPTGGGLFATGSSANYGAYQSTTMNNLIQATYEPGTSSQIRTRMDAYLAYAAKQLPVLWMPWTATFNETANYIHGVNSTYNPITNTQYPNYWTINH, encoded by the coding sequence ATGAAACGTCGGTCTTTGACTTTACTTGCATCAGCTGTAGCGGGTTCGTCGTTACTATTGGCTGGGTGTGGAACCTCAGGAGCCTCATCGGCGTCGGCCATTAAGTCACCGGTAGGTAATGTGGCGTTGGTTGCATTGCCTGCACAAGTGTCACCTAATTGGTTTTTTCCAGTGGAATCCTCAACCGCTTTTTCGGTCTACAATTCCCAGATGAATTCACTCATGTACGTTCCGTTATTGCATATTTCCAAAACCGATGGCATTGACTATGCGAGGTCTTTAGCATCGAATGTGTCATGGAATAGTAACGGTACGGTTTATACCATTACGCTAAATAAGAAATGGCATTGGTCCAATGGAACCCCCGTTACGTCCCAAGATGTGGTTTGGACGGCGCAACTGCTTTTGGCAACGAGTTCAAATTCCTCTTCTCTCCCATGGGGATATGGGGGCGCAGGTATTGGCGGATTGCCAACCCGGTGGCAAAGTGTGACGGCTGACGGGCCTTATAAAGTGATCGTGACATTAAACAAACCGTCTAACCCTCAGTGGTTCTTACACAACGGGTTAGGGCAAATAGTTCCTGCGCCTAAAGCGGTATGGGATATTCATAAGAACATGGACAACGAGCTGAAATTTATCCAGTCTGTTGCCAATGATCCCGGGTCTAAATACTTTGATGTTGTGGATGGAGCCTTTAAATTTGATGCAGCGGCTTCGAAGACCAATAATCAATATTGGACATTTGTGCCGAATCCGAATTATGACGGACACAAAGCATCCATTCAAAAATTGGTCTATGTCTATGAATCCAGCAACAGTGCAGAGTTTGGCGCATTAAAGCAAAACAAGATTAATGTAGGGTATTTGCCATTTTCTCTGTACGATTCGCGAAACCAATTGGTTGATGACCGATTTAGCACGGCTTATCCATTTGGATTCAATTACCTGGTGTTGAACTTTAGTGACAAGGCGCCAGGGAACTTCGGTCAAATTATTAGACACCGTTATGTTCGCCAAGCCTTAGAGATGGGAATTAACCAGCAGGGCATGATCAATAGTTTCTATCATGGGCACGGCGTAACCGAATTTAGTCCAATTCCTGCGAAACCTGTGACGCAGTTCTATGATTCGAACTTAACCAATCCAGCGCCCTACAACCCGGCCGCAGGAAAGAAGTTGCTTGAAGACCATGGCTGGAAACTGGTTAATGGGGTTATGACTAAGGGCAACCTCAAATTAGCCTTTACATTAGACTATGTCTCGGGCGTGTCGGCTGTTGAGAACCAGGTGCAATTGATGAAACAAGACTGGGCTCAAGAAGGCATTCAGGTGAACTTAGAATCCCAGCCATTTAACACCTTGATTGCAGACACCAACCAAGCTAACGCAAACAAGTGGCAGGTTGTATGGTGGGGTGGTGGATGGACATATGAACCTGATTACTACCCCACTGGGGGAGGATTATTCGCGACGGGTTCATCGGCTAACTATGGTGCCTACCAGAGCACAACGATGAACAATCTCATCCAAGCCACCTACGAACCTGGCACATCGAGTCAGATTCGGACTCGGATGGACGCGTATTTGGCTTATGCCGCCAAACAACTTCCTGTGTTGTGGATGCCTTGGACGGCGACCTTTAACGAAACCGCTAACTATATCCACGGGGTTAATTCGACTTATAATCCTATTACCAACACGCAATATCCCAATTACTGGACCATTAATCACTAA
- a CDS encoding peptide ABC transporter substrate-binding protein — translation MKRRSVAVLSAGIIGSSLVLAGCGSTSTPSTGSSQAVKSPVGNVAVVALAPQTSPNWWFPVVASTAYSDLNSQMQSLMYVPLIHISKTDGIDYKRSLASNVTWNSTGTVYTITLNKKWHWSNGQPVTSADVVWTTQLMLAASSGASSLPWGYGGAGIGGIPTRWKSVTAEGPYKVVVTLTQPSNPQWFLHNGLGQILPAPKSVWDIHKNIDNELKFIQSVANDPGSKYFDVVDGAFKFDAAASKTNNQYWTFVPNPNYDGHKASISKLIYKYETSSSAEFADLKTQKVNVGFLPPSLWNSRGELTADKFSTVYLFGFNYLQPNYNAKAPGGFGQIISHRYVREALEMGIDQQGMINSLFHGHGVVEFGPIPSKPPTQFDDPNLTNPAPFNPQAGKKLLEAHGWKLVNGVMTKNGQKLAFTLDYVSGSNTITDQVQLMKQDWAQEGIQVTLLSQPFDTIISDANQGDPTKWQLDWWGGGWTYEPDYYPTGGGLFGTGSAANYGGYSSSTMDSLIKKTYEPGTASQITARMDAYQAWAVKDLPVIWVPWTPTFSEVATYVHGVNSAFNPIEDLNYPNYWTINH, via the coding sequence ATGAAGCGTCGTTCTGTCGCCGTCTTGTCGGCGGGCATAATCGGATCGTCTCTCGTTTTAGCGGGTTGTGGATCAACATCTACACCATCAACAGGCTCATCCCAAGCAGTTAAATCTCCTGTGGGCAATGTCGCGGTGGTCGCGTTGGCTCCACAGACATCTCCAAACTGGTGGTTTCCTGTTGTGGCATCAACGGCTTATAGTGACTTAAACAGCCAAATGCAGTCGTTGATGTATGTTCCCTTAATTCACATTTCCAAGACGGACGGCATCGATTACAAACGGTCGTTAGCGTCCAATGTGACTTGGAACAGCACAGGGACAGTTTATACGATTACTTTGAACAAGAAATGGCACTGGTCTAACGGCCAACCTGTCACATCAGCGGATGTGGTATGGACAACACAACTCATGTTGGCCGCGAGTTCGGGCGCCTCGTCTTTGCCATGGGGTTATGGCGGAGCAGGGATTGGAGGAATTCCTACTCGGTGGAAGAGTGTTACTGCCGAGGGACCTTACAAGGTTGTCGTGACACTCACTCAACCCTCTAACCCCCAGTGGTTTTTGCATAACGGGTTGGGGCAAATCCTACCAGCACCGAAATCGGTGTGGGATATTCACAAAAATATCGACAATGAATTGAAATTTATTCAATCCGTTGCCAATGATCCCGGTTCTAAATATTTTGATGTTGTCGATGGAGCCTTTAAATTTGATGCGGCGGCGTCGAAGACCAACAACCAATATTGGACCTTTGTGCCTAACCCCAATTATGATGGGCATAAAGCAAGCATTAGTAAGTTAATTTACAAATATGAGACAAGCTCCAGTGCGGAATTCGCTGATTTGAAGACACAAAAAGTCAATGTGGGCTTTTTGCCGCCCTCGCTGTGGAATTCTCGTGGCGAACTCACGGCGGACAAGTTTTCTACTGTATATCTGTTCGGATTTAATTATCTCCAACCCAATTACAATGCCAAAGCTCCTGGTGGGTTTGGCCAAATCATCAGTCACCGGTATGTGCGCGAAGCACTGGAAATGGGTATTGATCAACAAGGGATGATTAATAGCTTGTTTCACGGCCACGGTGTCGTCGAATTTGGACCAATTCCATCGAAACCGCCCACGCAGTTCGATGATCCCAATCTCACGAATCCAGCACCGTTTAACCCACAAGCTGGAAAGAAACTCTTGGAAGCTCATGGATGGAAACTGGTTAATGGTGTTATGACCAAGAATGGTCAAAAACTTGCGTTCACTCTTGATTATGTTTCCGGTAGCAACACGATCACGGATCAGGTGCAATTGATGAAGCAAGATTGGGCTCAAGAAGGCATTCAGGTGACGCTCTTGTCTCAGCCATTCGACACGATTATTTCAGACGCTAACCAGGGAGACCCCACGAAATGGCAACTTGACTGGTGGGGCGGCGGTTGGACGTATGAACCTGATTATTACCCCACTGGTGGCGGATTGTTTGGAACCGGGTCAGCTGCTAACTATGGCGGTTACAGTAGTTCGACCATGGACTCATTGATTAAGAAGACTTATGAACCTGGCACAGCCAGCCAAATTACGGCACGGATGGATGCATACCAGGCATGGGCCGTGAAGGATTTGCCTGTGATTTGGGTGCCGTGGACCCCAACTTTCAGCGAAGTGGCTACTTACGTTCATGGTGTCAATTCAGCCTTTAACCCGATTGAAGATCTGAACTACCCCAACTACTGGACAATTAATCACTAA
- a CDS encoding aspartate aminotransferase family protein, with amino-acid sequence MDAEELIARYERYVNPGLARALRFMGLNAIEKTGHGAVVVTEDGEEYLDCAGGYGVFVQGYQNPQIVAKAHAQLDELAMSSRILLNRPMVDLAEELARITPGDLQYSFFCNSGTEAVEAALKFARIQTGRTRIIATYGAFHGKTMGSLSASGRDTYRIPFEPLVPDIIHVPYGDAEAIAGIIDNNTAAVIVEPIQGEGGVIVPPDDYLPRIREMCDQTGALLIADEVQTGIGRTGRMFAVEHAGIVPDYLCLAKALGGGIIPIGAVVGRPSAWTFFDSSPLIHTSTFGGNPLACAIAKEALRVTIEEELPQRAATLGSHFLSQLQGLQKRYPQVITDVRGRGLMIGIEVPNAGVGGALISELFQRHILAVYTLNNEKVIRMIPPLVITRQQLDQVIEALGESLDTVQNILEDLLED; translated from the coding sequence ATGGATGCGGAAGAATTAATCGCGCGATATGAAAGATACGTCAATCCGGGTTTAGCCCGGGCACTGCGTTTTATGGGATTGAATGCCATCGAGAAAACTGGGCATGGAGCTGTTGTTGTAACGGAAGATGGAGAAGAATATCTGGATTGTGCAGGTGGATATGGGGTTTTTGTTCAAGGATATCAAAATCCCCAAATTGTGGCCAAAGCGCACGCCCAGTTAGATGAGTTGGCGATGTCCTCACGCATTTTACTCAACCGTCCTATGGTGGATTTGGCGGAAGAACTGGCTCGCATTACTCCGGGGGATTTACAATATAGTTTTTTTTGTAACAGCGGTACCGAGGCAGTCGAAGCGGCTTTAAAGTTTGCCCGTATTCAGACAGGAAGAACACGCATTATTGCAACATATGGAGCTTTTCATGGCAAAACCATGGGATCATTATCGGCTTCTGGACGGGATACATATCGGATTCCTTTTGAACCGTTAGTGCCAGATATCATTCATGTGCCATATGGAGACGCCGAGGCTATTGCCGGTATTATCGATAACAACACTGCAGCAGTCATCGTTGAACCGATCCAAGGCGAGGGCGGCGTGATTGTTCCACCGGATGATTATTTGCCGAGAATTCGTGAGATGTGCGATCAAACCGGAGCCTTATTAATTGCTGATGAAGTGCAAACGGGTATCGGTCGAACTGGTCGTATGTTTGCGGTAGAGCATGCTGGTATCGTTCCGGATTATTTGTGCCTTGCCAAAGCTCTAGGTGGGGGAATAATTCCGATTGGCGCAGTGGTCGGAAGACCTAGTGCTTGGACTTTTTTTGATTCATCGCCTCTGATTCATACTTCGACATTTGGCGGCAATCCCTTGGCCTGTGCAATAGCTAAGGAGGCATTACGGGTCACGATTGAAGAAGAACTACCTCAGAGAGCGGCGACACTGGGAAGCCATTTCTTGAGTCAATTACAAGGCTTACAGAAGCGATATCCGCAAGTGATCACCGATGTCAGGGGACGAGGACTCATGATCGGTATTGAGGTCCCTAATGCGGGAGTGGGAGGGGCGTTGATATCAGAACTTTTTCAGCGTCACATTTTGGCTGTCTATACATTGAATAACGAAAAAGTTATCCGAATGATTCCCCCTCTCGTTATTACTCGTCAACAGCTTGATCAGGTTATAGAAGCCTTAGGAGAGTCTTTGGATACGGTTCAAAATATTTTAGAGGACTTACTAGAAGACTAA
- a CDS encoding type II toxin-antitoxin system RatA family toxin, producing MMPTVTITEVVPAPIDTLYSILSDMAQFPRFMKNVESVTIVEQGENYTHSVWVIKLQGATFKWTERDEFYPDLWRITYRQIQGDLKTFEGYWQLKPVENGTEVTLETTFEFGMPMLASLLNPVAKLALRENAKAMVHAIAGEVRGQTQ from the coding sequence ATGATGCCTACGGTGACAATTACAGAAGTTGTACCCGCACCGATTGATACTCTTTACAGCATTTTATCAGATATGGCGCAATTTCCACGGTTTATGAAAAATGTGGAGTCCGTAACGATTGTAGAACAGGGAGAAAATTATACGCATTCGGTCTGGGTCATCAAACTGCAAGGCGCAACATTCAAATGGACTGAGCGTGATGAATTTTATCCAGATCTGTGGCGCATTACTTACCGCCAAATTCAAGGGGACCTCAAAACGTTTGAAGGATATTGGCAACTGAAACCGGTAGAAAATGGCACAGAAGTCACGCTTGAAACCACTTTCGAATTTGGTATGCCCATGTTGGCCAGTCTTCTAAATCCCGTGGCGAAGCTCGCGCTGAGAGAAAACGCTAAAGCCATGGTGCATGCCATAGCTGGAGAAGTACGAGGCCAAACACAGTAA
- the speD gene encoding adenosylmethionine decarboxylase: protein MNALGRQILAEIHGCDSNVLNDITSVEEIMVQAALKAGAEVREVAFHKFSPQGVSGVVVISESHLAVHTWPEHGYAAVDVFTCGDSVNPWDACNYIVEQFRAQNFTASETLRGVLVESNVSTQKAAI from the coding sequence ATGAACGCATTGGGTCGACAAATTTTGGCAGAAATTCATGGTTGTGATTCCAACGTGTTGAACGACATCACCAGCGTGGAGGAAATAATGGTACAAGCTGCCTTAAAGGCAGGCGCTGAGGTGCGTGAAGTGGCTTTCCATAAGTTTAGTCCGCAAGGTGTAAGCGGGGTGGTGGTCATTTCAGAATCGCATTTAGCCGTGCACACTTGGCCTGAACACGGCTATGCCGCGGTGGATGTATTTACTTGCGGCGATTCTGTCAACCCCTGGGATGCCTGTAACTATATCGTCGAACAGTTCCGCGCCCAAAATTTTACCGCTTCGGAAACCCTCCGGGGTGTTTTGGTCGAGTCTAACGTTAGTACGCAAAAGGCTGCGATTTGA
- the ndk gene encoding nucleoside-diphosphate kinase, with the protein MAQTFVMVKPDGVRRGLVGEVIRRLEQKGLRLKAMKLIQVTPELAGKHYEEHRDKPFYGELISFITSGPSVPMVWEGREAVQVARTLMGTTDPVKAQPGTIRGDFALAITENIVHGSDSEESAEREISIYFSPEELV; encoded by the coding sequence GTGGCACAAACATTTGTTATGGTCAAGCCAGATGGTGTGAGACGGGGATTGGTCGGGGAAGTCATTCGTCGACTGGAACAAAAAGGTCTACGTCTCAAAGCCATGAAATTGATTCAGGTTACTCCGGAATTGGCAGGAAAACATTATGAAGAGCATCGGGACAAGCCATTTTATGGAGAATTGATATCATTTATTACCTCGGGTCCATCTGTGCCTATGGTGTGGGAAGGGCGCGAGGCGGTTCAAGTGGCTCGAACATTAATGGGAACAACGGATCCCGTTAAGGCGCAACCCGGCACCATTCGTGGTGATTTCGCTTTGGCCATAACTGAAAATATTGTTCATGGTTCAGACAGTGAAGAATCTGCAGAGCGAGAAATAAGCATTTATTTCTCGCCGGAAGAACTTGTTTAA
- a CDS encoding metallophosphoesterase, producing the protein MMVFVITPLLVAGLIFYSALIEPRWIQFTRYDIAIPNLPKSFDGFSILHLSDFHGRVGAFSFLKKMKITADIVAVTGDLFAWKTLPRSRIAHALDQLRAPEGVYFVSGNHDYRNGRLDVTPWNVGERLLDNRVIPLRRGEDTLWLAGIPDLVKGQPDWEKINAEIPQEAAAILLSHRPDAVLTPYASRFGLILSGHTHGGQVTVCGRFIPVRHTHVGKGYAWGKWIGPRGTVLITSRGLGSSELPIRFGARPQIVYIRLSRE; encoded by the coding sequence ATGATGGTATTTGTCATCACGCCACTTCTTGTGGCCGGACTCATCTTTTATAGCGCGCTCATTGAACCTCGGTGGATTCAATTTACGCGTTACGATATTGCTATTCCAAATCTTCCGAAGTCTTTTGACGGGTTTTCTATCCTCCATCTATCCGATTTTCACGGCCGGGTGGGGGCCTTTTCTTTTTTGAAAAAAATGAAAATTACAGCGGATATTGTTGCGGTAACCGGTGATTTGTTTGCCTGGAAAACATTGCCGCGATCACGAATCGCCCATGCGCTCGATCAACTTCGAGCGCCTGAGGGTGTTTATTTCGTGAGTGGCAATCATGATTACCGCAATGGGCGCCTCGATGTCACGCCATGGAACGTGGGGGAAAGGCTATTAGATAATCGCGTGATTCCTTTACGGCGTGGAGAAGATACATTATGGTTGGCAGGAATTCCTGATCTAGTCAAAGGGCAACCCGATTGGGAGAAAATTAACGCAGAGATCCCTCAAGAGGCGGCTGCCATCTTACTCTCGCATCGTCCCGATGCGGTATTAACTCCCTATGCTTCGCGATTTGGACTCATTTTATCGGGCCATACGCATGGTGGGCAAGTGACGGTATGTGGACGGTTTATTCCTGTACGTCACACCCATGTAGGCAAAGGCTATGCGTGGGGCAAATGGATCGGTCCAAGGGGGACAGTATTGATCACGTCGCGAGGTTTAGGGTCCTCTGAGTTGCCCATACGATTTGGTGCCCGCCCACAAATTGTTTATATTAGATTATCTCGGGAGTAA
- the mtnP gene encoding S-methyl-5'-thioadenosine phosphorylase, with translation MMKIAVIGGTGVYDSSWLASSQELRVETPYGPVEIIQGQVNQKGDAVYFLNRHGTHHQIPPHLVNYRANIWALKHVGVERIMATAAVGSLNVAMPPGSVVLCDQFLDFTKSRVSTFFEGGPQGVVHTDMTEPYCPHIRKVIYQQAVTRGYPTINGGCYVATEGPRFETPAEIRAFRLLGGDVVGMTSVPEVILARELGLCYSTLALVTNYAAGISPHHLTHQEVLDLMAQNMTYLKQLIVTSIPLLQSERDCYCHNSADTPLGGS, from the coding sequence ATGATGAAAATCGCTGTTATTGGGGGAACAGGAGTTTATGATTCGTCTTGGCTTGCTTCTAGCCAAGAATTACGGGTAGAAACACCTTACGGCCCCGTGGAAATCATTCAAGGTCAGGTGAATCAAAAGGGCGATGCGGTGTATTTTTTGAATCGCCATGGGACACATCATCAGATTCCGCCGCACCTAGTCAATTATCGCGCGAATATTTGGGCCCTTAAACACGTTGGCGTAGAACGGATTATGGCGACGGCGGCTGTGGGCTCTTTAAACGTGGCAATGCCCCCTGGTAGCGTTGTTTTGTGTGATCAATTTCTCGATTTTACCAAGTCACGCGTAAGCACTTTTTTTGAGGGCGGGCCTCAGGGCGTGGTCCATACGGATATGACAGAACCGTATTGTCCTCACATACGTAAGGTCATTTACCAGCAGGCCGTAACAAGAGGCTACCCCACTATCAACGGGGGATGTTATGTGGCCACAGAAGGGCCTAGGTTTGAGACGCCAGCCGAAATTCGAGCCTTTCGCCTTCTTGGCGGTGATGTGGTCGGAATGACCAGTGTTCCCGAGGTGATTCTCGCAAGAGAATTAGGGTTATGTTATAGTACGTTGGCATTGGTTACAAATTATGCCGCAGGAATCTCGCCGCATCATTTAACTCATCAAGAAGTATTGGATCTCATGGCCCAAAATATGACATATTTAAAACAATTGATTGTCACCAGTATTCCTTTATTACAATCAGAGCGAGATTGCTACTGCCACAATTCGGCAGATACTCCATTAGGAGGATCGTGA
- a CDS encoding adenosylhomocysteinase, which yields MSTLKDPGLASLGHDKMNWVRRKMPVLNALRDRYVKEQPFKGQRIAISLHLEAKTAVLAELLHIGGASVSITSSNPLSTQDDVAAALATTGVEVHAFRGANDEEFDQFHQHVLDIEPTLLIDDGGELTERLHSSRKDLARNVLGGAEETTTGVTRLRALAGEHRLLYPMIAVNDADMKHLFDNQYGTGQSTWDGIMRTTNLLIAGTTVVVAGYGWCGRGVADRARGLGARVIVTEVNPVRANEALMDGHQVMTMDQAAPYGDFFVTVTGNRDVIRPEHFVKMKDGAVLANAGHFDVEVDVKGLRAMATEVIPGRNENVEGFVLPTKQTLWLLAQGRLVNLAAGDGHPVEIMDLTFGLQALSLEYLLNHPLEPGVYPVDPAVDRWVAEIRLKALGIEIDTLTPDQEQYMASW from the coding sequence ATGTCCACATTAAAAGATCCCGGGCTTGCATCATTAGGTCACGACAAAATGAATTGGGTTCGCCGCAAGATGCCTGTGTTAAACGCGCTGCGCGATCGTTATGTTAAGGAACAGCCCTTTAAAGGGCAACGTATCGCAATTTCTTTACATCTTGAAGCGAAAACAGCCGTATTGGCCGAATTGTTACATATTGGAGGAGCGAGTGTCAGTATCACCAGTTCAAATCCCCTAAGTACCCAGGATGATGTGGCTGCGGCATTGGCCACGACTGGTGTAGAAGTGCATGCATTTCGTGGGGCCAATGATGAAGAATTTGACCAGTTTCATCAACATGTATTGGATATTGAACCCACTTTACTGATCGATGATGGTGGAGAATTGACCGAACGGCTGCATTCCTCTAGAAAAGATCTAGCCCGAAATGTTTTGGGAGGAGCAGAGGAAACGACTACTGGTGTGACGCGTCTTAGGGCGCTGGCTGGAGAACATCGGCTGCTCTATCCGATGATAGCCGTCAATGATGCCGATATGAAACATCTTTTCGATAATCAGTATGGAACTGGCCAATCGACATGGGATGGGATTATGCGTACCACCAATTTGTTGATTGCGGGGACGACTGTCGTTGTGGCGGGATATGGCTGGTGTGGACGCGGGGTGGCTGATCGTGCCAGAGGGCTTGGAGCGCGAGTCATTGTCACAGAAGTTAATCCGGTTCGCGCCAATGAAGCCCTGATGGATGGACATCAAGTGATGACGATGGACCAAGCTGCGCCCTATGGAGACTTCTTTGTAACGGTTACAGGAAATCGTGATGTCATTCGTCCTGAACATTTTGTCAAGATGAAAGATGGAGCGGTCTTAGCTAACGCGGGTCATTTTGACGTGGAAGTTGATGTTAAAGGACTACGCGCCATGGCCACTGAGGTTATTCCCGGTCGCAATGAGAATGTTGAAGGCTTTGTATTACCGACAAAGCAGACCCTTTGGCTTCTGGCTCAAGGACGACTGGTGAATTTGGCTGCCGGGGATGGACATCCCGTGGAAATTATGGATTTAACCTTTGGTCTTCAGGCTTTATCGCTGGAGTATTTGTTGAACCATCCCTTAGAACCCGGGGTTTATCCCGTAGACCCGGCTGTCGATAGATGGGTTGCAGAAATTCGCTTAAAGGCATTAGGTATTGAAATTGATACCCTAACTCCGGACCAAGAGCAGTATATGGCATCTTGGTAA
- a CDS encoding amidohydrolase family protein has protein sequence MDSADHTGRREWHFSQALRPGFWRREYLMRYRIETDAILTMDDEFRVFRPGQLTWEDGTIVSVGPVADDASPVDQVIHVAGGVLLPGFYNGHNHAAMTLFRGLADDSPIFEWLEKHIWPVEAKLTPEDIYIGTLLAAVEMIKSGTVGYADMYFEMDAVAKATVESGLRGWLSRGLIGQDDGDDDKLNNAIAFANRWKENPLITPMLGPHAPYTCSPKFLERVAESAKTHQLGIHIHLSESLDEVVQIRNQFGVTPIQLAAQTGLFENRTLIAHGVHIEPEDIPFLKTIEGGVISCPVSNAKLGNGIMPYNLLQQAGIAVGLGTDGAASTNSLDMFLEMKAMAWMQKVRERKPESFQAQTALMLATRGSARVLGFSGGILESGRPADFIVVDNTAPYMTPDIDTTANLVYAATGNDVLYTIVNGQILLAEGMLTTLDERAIRMEVQNRVARLLSI, from the coding sequence ATGGATTCGGCCGACCACACAGGAAGGAGGGAGTGGCACTTTTCCCAGGCCTTGAGGCCGGGGTTTTGGCGCCGCGAATATCTGATGAGGTACCGAATTGAGACCGATGCGATCTTAACCATGGACGACGAATTTCGCGTTTTTCGGCCTGGACAACTTACATGGGAAGATGGGACGATTGTGAGTGTTGGCCCAGTGGCAGATGATGCGAGCCCGGTGGATCAAGTGATTCATGTAGCCGGAGGCGTTTTGCTGCCCGGCTTTTATAATGGGCACAATCATGCTGCCATGACATTATTTCGAGGACTTGCGGACGACAGCCCTATTTTCGAATGGCTTGAAAAACACATTTGGCCAGTCGAAGCGAAGCTGACCCCCGAGGACATTTATATCGGCACGTTATTGGCAGCGGTGGAAATGATCAAATCGGGCACGGTGGGCTATGCCGATATGTATTTCGAAATGGATGCGGTCGCTAAGGCTACAGTGGAAAGTGGTTTAAGAGGTTGGCTCAGCCGTGGACTTATAGGTCAAGACGACGGTGACGACGATAAACTCAACAACGCCATTGCCTTTGCCAACCGTTGGAAAGAGAATCCGTTGATTACACCGATGCTCGGCCCCCACGCGCCATACACATGTTCGCCAAAATTTTTAGAGCGTGTTGCCGAGAGCGCAAAGACACATCAATTGGGTATTCACATCCATTTATCGGAGAGTCTCGATGAGGTGGTCCAAATCCGAAATCAGTTCGGTGTCACGCCCATTCAATTAGCTGCCCAAACAGGTCTGTTCGAAAACCGGACGCTCATCGCCCACGGCGTCCACATCGAGCCTGAAGATATCCCGTTTCTTAAGACAATAGAGGGTGGGGTCATTTCCTGTCCCGTGAGTAATGCGAAATTGGGAAATGGAATTATGCCCTACAATCTACTGCAACAGGCCGGAATTGCGGTGGGCTTGGGAACAGACGGAGCTGCCTCGACGAATTCATTAGATATGTTTTTGGAAATGAAGGCGATGGCATGGATGCAAAAAGTGCGGGAAAGGAAACCGGAAAGTTTTCAGGCACAAACAGCACTGATGCTGGCCACGCGGGGGAGTGCCAGGGTATTGGGGTTTTCTGGTGGAATTTTGGAATCCGGTCGGCCGGCCGATTTCATCGTTGTGGATAATACAGCTCCCTATATGACGCCCGACATCGATACGACGGCCAATCTTGTCTATGCGGCGACCGGAAATGATGTTCTCTATACGATTGTCAATGGCCAAATCCTTTTGGCTGAGGGGATGTTAACGACGTTAGATGAACGGGCGATTCGAATGGAAGTACAAAATCGAGTAGCCAGGCTATTATCCATTTAG
- a CDS encoding PaaI family thioesterase: MDEWQNNPCFICGNQNDQGMHVHFTYLPQEHLVQAEVVVTESWQGFKGIVHGGIIAGLLDDAMWHILWNETHVVSMTADLRVRYRKPLYINTPLLVIGKLVESTRRLMRAQAFIEQNQEVMASSEGTFLPAKGLHE; this comes from the coding sequence ATGGATGAATGGCAGAACAATCCGTGCTTTATATGTGGTAACCAAAATGATCAGGGAATGCATGTGCATTTTACCTATCTACCTCAAGAGCATCTGGTTCAGGCCGAGGTTGTCGTGACCGAATCGTGGCAAGGGTTCAAAGGAATTGTTCATGGAGGGATTATTGCAGGACTTCTTGACGATGCGATGTGGCATATCCTATGGAATGAAACGCATGTGGTGTCTATGACAGCGGACTTGCGAGTCCGTTACCGCAAACCGCTTTATATTAACACCCCTTTGCTTGTTATAGGAAAATTAGTGGAATCCACACGGCGGCTTATGCGCGCCCAGGCTTTTATTGAACAAAATCAAGAAGTCATGGCTAGTTCCGAAGGTACTTTTCTTCCGGCCAAGGGTCTTCATGAATGA